The following is a genomic window from Gammaproteobacteria bacterium.
GGAGACCGGTATGAAGATTCTCGTCGTGGGTGGTGGCGGACGCGAGCACGCACTGGCCTGGAAACTGGCGCAATCCCCGCTGGCCGAGGTGGTGTATGTCGCACCGGGCAACGCGGGTACGGCCCGGGAGCCGGGCGTGGAAAACGTCCCCATCGCCGTGGACGACCTGGCGGGACTGGAACGATTCGCACGGGAGAAAGCGGTCGGACTGACCCTTATCGGACCCGAGGCGCCGCTGGTCGCTGGGATCGTCGACACCTTTCGGGAAGCGGACCTGCCGATCTTCGGTCCCTCGCGCGCGGCCTCCCGTCTGGAGGGATCCAAGACCTTCGCCAAGGCGTTTCTCGCCCGCCACGGGATTCCTACCGCCGAGTTCGGCAGTTTCACCGACGCCGGGGAGGCCGAGGCCCATATCCGCGCGCATGGCGCCCCGGTCGTGGTCAAGGCGGACGGACTCGCCGCCGGTAAGGGCGTCATCCTGGCGCAGACCGAGGACGAAGCCGTTGCCGCGGCCCGCGGTATGCTGGCCGGAGATGCGTTCGGTCGGGCCGGGCACCGGGTGGTCGTCGAGTCTTTCCTCGAGGGGGAGGAGGCGAGCTTCATCTGCATGGCCGACGGGGAACACACCCTCGCGATGGCAACCTCGCAGGATCACAAGGCCCGCGATGCCGGCGATACCGGCCCCAACACCGGTGGCATGGGCGCCTATTCCCCGGCACCCGTGGTGACGCGTGAGATGCACGACCGTATCCTGTCGCAGGTCATCGAACCGACGATCCGCGGGATGCGCGAGGACGGCTGTCCCTATCGCGGGTTCCTCTACGCGGGCCTGATGATCTCGTCCGACGGGACGCCAAGGGTACTCGAGTACAACTGCCGTTTCGGCGACCCCGAGACCCAACCGATCCTGCTTCGGCTGAGGTCCGACCTGGTGGAGACGACACTGGCGGCATTGCGCGGCGAGCTGGACCGGACCACCCTGGCGTGGGACCCGCGCAGTGCGCTCGGCGTCGTCATGGCAGCCGGCGGTTATCCGGACGCCTATCGAAACGGGGATGTCATCTCCGGGCTCGACGGCGTGGACAGCGAGGATATCAAGGTGTTCCACGCCGGGACCCGAGAGGACGGCGGCGATGTCGTCACCAGCGGGGGACGGGTCCTGTGCGTCACCGCGCTGGGTGATAACGTCACGCAGGCCGGTCAACGGGCATATGCCGCAATCGAGCGAATCCAGTGGCGCGACGCCTACTTCCGCCCGGATATCGGTCACCGCGCCGTGGCCAGGGAACGCGTTTCGGACGTGGTCGCCTGATGGCCACCGGGACCTGCCGGTGCCCGGCGTATCCTCGATGCGCGTTCGAGAGGTTGACCTCGTTCGCATCGTTACTGATCGCGCTATCGGCCTGCGGCTCCGGTACCGGACCGGCCGAACTGCTCTCGGAACCGCCCCTCTCGATCGAACAGGCCTGGCCGGAACTGAGCTTCGACCACCCGACGGGTCTCTTCCATGCCCCCGGGGACGATTCGCGCTGGTACGTCACCGAACAAAGCGGCAGGATCCTTTGGTTCGACCCGCAGAATGAAGACACCGCCGTTGCCCACACCTACCTCGATGACAGCGCGGTGGTCGACGACCGGTTCGAGGGCGGGATGCTGGGCATGGCATTTCACCCTCGGTTCGACACCAACCGGCAGGTCTACGTCTCCTATACCGTGCCCGGTGTAGAGCCGGGCGAGACCATGCAGTCCCGGGTATCGCGAATGCGGGATGTGGGCGGCAGACTCGACCCGGACAGCGAGGAGGTCCTGCTGCGCGTGGGCCAGCCCTGGGCAAACCACAACGGCGGGAACATCGCCTTCGGACCGGACGGATACCTCTACATCGGGCTGGGAGACGGGGGTGCGGCGGGAGACCCGCACAACAACGCGCAGGACACCACCACCCTTCTTGGCGCCATGCTGCGGATCGACGTCGACCGCGAGGCACCCTACGCGATCCCGCCCGACAATCCACTGATCGAAACGCCGGGCTCGAGACCCGAAATCTTCGCCTGGGGACTGAGAAATCCCTGGGGCTGGGGCTTCGACCGCGCCCCGCCCCATCGACTCTGGCTCGCCGACGTCGGACAGAATAAGGTGGAAGAGATCGACATCGTCGAGAAAGGCGGAAACTACGGCTGGCGCTGCTACGAGGGGACACTCGAATACGACACGCGGGATTGCGGAGATCCGGCAAGGTTCACCTTTCCCGTGGCCGAGTACCGACACGACGAGGGGTATTCGATCACCGGAGGCCGGGTCTATCGGGGTGGGGCGATACCCGCCTTACGGGGTGTGTACATCTTTGGCGACTACGGCAGCGGCACGATCTGGGGCCTGTTCGGGGGGATATCCCGAGGTCTGGAGAGAAGGGTGCTGGCGACGACGCCATTGTCGATTGTCGGTTTTACCGAAGACATCGACGGCGAGATCCTGATCGTCGACTACGAGGAAGGGGAACTCTACCGCGTCGTTCCGGCGGCGTCCTGAAAACAGCCGAGACGTACCCGCGCGCACCGGTACCGCCGCCGTGTCCCGGCACCGCTATTCCGGCCCCGTTCCATAGAACGCGAGACGCCATGACCGGAAGGTCCCCGCATCTCCGGGAAACCCGTCCCTGACCGTCAGCTGCCACGTCCCGTCCGCCCCTTCTCCCAGGTGCCGGGCGCTGCCAAAGACCCAGTCAAGATACACCGAACAGGCGTCGTTGGCGCAGGTATGCGTTTCGGCCAGCGTACTTCGCGCACCGGTCGGTGAGGTCAGGACGACTTCGAGATCACCCGAGTACCCGTGGTCCTGCGCAGAAAACGTCACCTCGATGAACTCGATCCGCCGGATCCCGGTGCCGCTGGCGGTGATGGTATCGCTTGCACCGATCGGGTCGTTGTCCGGTATCGGGAGCGACGGCCGGGACTCCGCGGTGACCGCACTGATCTGCGGCCCGACGTTCGTCCAGGTCCTGGCGGCCTCGACCGCGGCCGCGGCATCGACGACACCGAAACCGTAACGATGGTTGAAGTGATACGCTGGCGCCGTACCGAAATCGGCCCAGCCGGGGTCCGCCGGATCATTTCTGCGCGCGGTCTGCGCGAGGATGAGCCTGACGTCACGCCAGCCGAGGGTCGGGTTGGCTTCCAGCATCAGGGCGACCACGCCGGAAACGAGCGGCGCAGCCGCAGAGGTCCCGCCGAAGCCATTCGTGTAGTTATTGTTCGCGAGGTTCCCCGCTGAGCCCGTGGAATTGAAGCCGTACTCACCCGTGCGGTCCGTCGTCACCAGCGACGGCATCCCCGGCGCGCTGACCCACAGATTGGCGCCCCGCTCCGAAAAAAACGATTGGCGTCCGTCATGGTCCACGGAGGCCACGGTGATCACGCCACGGTGATTGGCGTACGCATCGTAGTTGGAATTGTCCCGCGGAGCGCCGTTTCCGGCGGCCCAGACGTACACGATACCGCGTCCATTCCGCCCCTGCGTCAGGCCGGTCCTGACCCCCTCGCGCCATTCGAACGAACTGTGGTCCAGCGTACCCTGCCCGTCCGTCGGTCCCCAACTGTTGTTGGAGACGGCGTTTTCCACGGCGTCGCGCGCCATGGCGTCACCCTCGTTTACCGAAGTGGCCCGCACAAGCAGGTTGTAACCCACCAGTCCCGCCAGGGGCGCCACACCCCTGACGCCCTTGCCGTTACGGTCGCGCGCCGCAATGAGACCAGCGACGGATGTCCCGTGGGCCAAATCTGCCGGATTCCCCAGGGAAGGGGCAGGAGGTGTCGGGTCGGGGGTCCCGCTCAGATAGTTCCAACCCGCACCCTCGACCACATTGGGGGCGAGGTCCTCGTGTGCCACCTCCAGCCCGTCGTCTACGACGACCGTCCGCACATCCCGGCCCCGTATCCCGGATTCGGTCCACACCGGCAGAACGTTCACGTCCTCGTTCGCCGTACCACCGGTCTGCCCTCGGTTGTCCAGGTGCCATTGCAGGGCAAACAGGGGGTCATCGCCTGAGAACGTGACATTGACGGTGGTATCCGCGGTCAGGGCGATGCGGCACATCTCGCTCGTCCCGCACACGGCCGTGCCCCAGTCCAAGACGCCGGAACCCTCACCGGGGCTTGCAGTCAGCGTCACCACCGTACCGTCGTGAAACGACGTGGAGCAGGCTGGGCCACAGTCGATACCCGAGGGTGTGCTGGTCACCCTTCCGTCACCGGAGACAACGATGAGCAATGACCGGTCAGGCGCTGGTTCGACGCCGCCTCCACCGTCACAGGCGGCAATCGCGAAGGCCACCGGCAACAGCATGGACCTGAAGGCGCGAATGCGTCGGAAACCCTGGGTCGATGCGGGCTCCAGCCGGACGCTCACCGGGGTACACGCTCCGTCCACCAGTTGGGTGTCGCTGCAATGACGCCCTCTGTTTCATGTATCCGGTTGGCGGTTTCGAGCGATTCCAGCCCCGGTGGTGTGTCGATGAAATAGACGTTGGGGCCAAATAACAGGCGCCTTGAGGAGTCCGGTGCATGGCGAATCAGCCAGGCATCGACATCCGCGGGGGAAAGCGCGGGATCGAGATATACGATGACGCCACCGGGCAGGGTACGCAGCGGTCCGCCGGTCGACGGTGTATCGCGAAACACAGGTGAAGCCCTCGTGGGAACACCGGTGTCGGGTTCAGCCGAATCCCCGGCCCGGCGGAATTGCAACCACCCGTACCGCGACGGCAGTCTCACGCGCCGTCCG
Proteins encoded in this region:
- the purD gene encoding phosphoribosylamine--glycine ligase, producing the protein MKILVVGGGGREHALAWKLAQSPLAEVVYVAPGNAGTAREPGVENVPIAVDDLAGLERFAREKAVGLTLIGPEAPLVAGIVDTFREADLPIFGPSRAASRLEGSKTFAKAFLARHGIPTAEFGSFTDAGEAEAHIRAHGAPVVVKADGLAAGKGVILAQTEDEAVAAARGMLAGDAFGRAGHRVVVESFLEGEEASFICMADGEHTLAMATSQDHKARDAGDTGPNTGGMGAYSPAPVVTREMHDRILSQVIEPTIRGMREDGCPYRGFLYAGLMISSDGTPRVLEYNCRFGDPETQPILLRLRSDLVETTLAALRGELDRTTLAWDPRSALGVVMAAGGYPDAYRNGDVISGLDGVDSEDIKVFHAGTREDGGDVVTSGGRVLCVTALGDNVTQAGQRAYAAIERIQWRDAYFRPDIGHRAVARERVSDVVA
- a CDS encoding PQQ-dependent sugar dehydrogenase; its protein translation is MTSFASLLIALSACGSGTGPAELLSEPPLSIEQAWPELSFDHPTGLFHAPGDDSRWYVTEQSGRILWFDPQNEDTAVAHTYLDDSAVVDDRFEGGMLGMAFHPRFDTNRQVYVSYTVPGVEPGETMQSRVSRMRDVGGRLDPDSEEVLLRVGQPWANHNGGNIAFGPDGYLYIGLGDGGAAGDPHNNAQDTTTLLGAMLRIDVDREAPYAIPPDNPLIETPGSRPEIFAWGLRNPWGWGFDRAPPHRLWLADVGQNKVEEIDIVEKGGNYGWRCYEGTLEYDTRDCGDPARFTFPVAEYRHDEGYSITGGRVYRGGAIPALRGVYIFGDYGSGTIWGLFGGISRGLERRVLATTPLSIVGFTEDIDGEILIVDYEEGELYRVVPAAS
- a CDS encoding S8 family serine peptidase encodes the protein MSVRLEPASTQGFRRIRAFRSMLLPVAFAIAACDGGGGVEPAPDRSLLIVVSGDGRVTSTPSGIDCGPACSTSFHDGTVVTLTASPGEGSGVLDWGTAVCGTSEMCRIALTADTTVNVTFSGDDPLFALQWHLDNRGQTGGTANEDVNVLPVWTESGIRGRDVRTVVVDDGLEVAHEDLAPNVVEGAGWNYLSGTPDPTPPAPSLGNPADLAHGTSVAGLIAARDRNGKGVRGVAPLAGLVGYNLLVRATSVNEGDAMARDAVENAVSNNSWGPTDGQGTLDHSSFEWREGVRTGLTQGRNGRGIVYVWAAGNGAPRDNSNYDAYANHRGVITVASVDHDGRQSFFSERGANLWVSAPGMPSLVTTDRTGEYGFNSTGSAGNLANNNYTNGFGGTSAAAPLVSGVVALMLEANPTLGWRDVRLILAQTARRNDPADPGWADFGTAPAYHFNHRYGFGVVDAAAAVEAARTWTNVGPQISAVTAESRPSLPIPDNDPIGASDTITASGTGIRRIEFIEVTFSAQDHGYSGDLEVVLTSPTGARSTLAETHTCANDACSVYLDWVFGSARHLGEGADGTWQLTVRDGFPGDAGTFRSWRLAFYGTGPE